Sequence from the Bacteroidota bacterium genome:
TACGGTTATATAGGAACAGGATATAACGGCACCCAGAAAAATGATTTCTGGAAATATGACCCTGTTGCCAACACGTGGACACAAATAGTAAATTTCCCCGGCACGGCACGCTCCGGAGCAACCGGATTTTCAGTGAACGGCTATGGATATATGGGTTTGGGCTTTGACGGGGCGGGTCCTTATGTAAATGATTTTTATAAATACGACCCGGCAGGCAACTCATGGACTCCTGTTGCAAACTTTCCCGGCACAGCGCGCGAATTAGCAGCCGCCTTTGTCATTGGAAGTTATGCTTACGTGGGAACCGGCACCGATGGAACTAATACCTACACTGATTTTTATCAATACGACCCTGTTGGCGATGCATGGACAACAAAAACCAGTTTCACAGGAACAGCGCGCTGCGGAGCCACCGGTTTTGCCGTGAGCGGAATGGGATATTTTGCGCTGGGAAAAAATGCTACTTCTTCCACTTATTACAATACCATGTATCAATACAACCCAACCGGAAACAGTTGGACTGCAAAGACAAGTTACACAGGAGCCGCACGTGCGGGCGCATCGGCTTTTGTCATTAATAGTTTTGGTTATGTTGGCACAGGCGAATCGGCAAACAATGCAACATTATACAATAACTTCTACAAGTATGACCCTGCCGGCAATTCGTGGAGCGCCATTGCAAACTTCATTGGCTTTCCGGCAAGTTATACGAACGGTTTCGCTATAGGAAATTACGGTTACTGCGGAATGGGTTATGCTTCCGGCAGCCAGGTAAACACCTGGTACATGTATGACTTATGCAGTTTAAGCGCCACCATCACTCCCACTTCGCCCTCGTGCAACGGAGGAAGCAACGGCTCTGCTTTTGTTACAACCTCCAACGGCACTTCGCCTTTTACTTATTCGTGGAACACGGGAGGAACTACTTCCGCCATTTCAACTATTGCTGCGGGAAATTATACAGTAACTGTGAATGATGCAGGCGGCTGCAGCAAAACCGCCACCGTTACCGTTACGCAGCCCACTGCTCTTGTGGGAACAGTTACCACCATTACCAACGCTTCGTGCAATTCAATGTGCAATGGAAAAATTAATGTATCGGCATCGGGCGCCACTCCGCCTTATACCTACGTTTGGACACCGAGCGTGAGTTCCACCACCACTGCCACGGGGCTTTGCGCGGGAACGTACACCATAAAAATTTCCGACTCGAAAGGATGCTCCAACACCAACACCGCCACCGTTACGCAGCCAACCGCGCTCACCGCTTCGCTCACTTCTGCCAACGCATCGAATGTGTGCACCTGCGATGGCTCGGCAAGCATTTCTCCTTCGGGCGGAACGCCTGCGTATACGTATGCATGGTCTCCCGGAGGAAAAACAACTTCGGCAGTTACCGGCTTATGCGGAGGCACTACTTATTCCATTACCGTTACCGACAGCAAAGGATGTTCCCTGACCAATACGGTTTCCATTCTTCCCGCGCCAATGAATGTCAGCACAACCTGCATTTCTGTTTCGTGCAACGGGCTTTGCGATGGAAGCACTGCAGTGACTATTACGGGAGGAAATTCTCCGTACACGTATTCGTGGAGCAATGGCGCAACCACTTCCTCTGTTTCCGGTTTATGCGCGGCAACGTATTCGCTTACAATAACCGATGCCGATGGCTGCACCAAGCAAACCACCTGCACCATTAATTCGCCCGCAACACTGCAGGTGTTTTCAACCAACACCTCTGCGGTTACCACCGCCTGCTCGTGCAACGGAAGCATGAGCGCCAATGTGATTGGCGGAACCACTCCTTATACCTATTTATGGAGCAACGGATGCACAAAGAGCGCCTGCACGGGATTGTGCTCGGCAGGGCAATACTCGGTGCAGGTAACCGATGCCAGCGGATGCACCGCCATTAAGTCGCCCATAACTGTGAACGGCTCCGCGCAATTCAAGATTGACAGCATGACTTCGTATCCCGCCACGTGCAGCAGTTGCCCCAACGGAAGCGCCACCGTGTATGTTACCACCGGAATGCCTACCTACACGTATGCATGGTCGCCCGGGGGAGCAACCACTCAAACTGCCACGGGGCTTGTTCCCGGCACGTATACCATTTGCGTTACCGATGCCAACAACTGCAAAAAGTGTGATACCATTACCGTGCAGAATGCAACAGGAATAAACGCAATGAGTGAAAACAATTTACTGCGCGTGTATCCTGTTCCTGCAAAATCGCAACTGTTCATTGAACTTGCTTTGCCCTCTCCTTCTTCCGGAGAAATAAGAATGTATGATATGTTCGGAAAAGAAGTGTACCGCTCGGTTTCTTCTTCCGTTGCTCATTCTTCCATTGATGTTTCTTCTCTGGGCGAAGGATTGTATGAACTCAGAATTACAACCGGTGAAATGACAGTGACTAAAAAAATAATTTTGAGCAGATAGACCTTTGTGAACGGCTTCGATTACTATAACTGGCTCATTCTTCCGCTGATTATTTTCTTTTCGCGCATCTGCGATGTAACGCTGGGCACGCTGCGGCATGTGCTGATGGCGCGCGGCAACACGCGCCTGGTTCCGGTGCTGGGTTTTTTTGAAGTGCTCATCTGGATTGTGGTGGTGAGCCAGGTGATGAAGCAACTGAACAACGTTGCCTGCTATATTGCCTGGGCGGGCGGGTTTGCAACGGGCTCTTACGTGGGGCTGCTCATAGAGGAAAAACTCGCCTTCGGAATGCAACTCATCCGCATGATTACTAACCGCGACTGCACCGCATTGCTCAACGCTATGCAGAAAGCAAACCACGGCACCACACTGCTGAATGCACAGGGAGCAAAAGGACCCGTGCAAATCATTTTAATTGTGGTGAAGCGCAAAAATCTGGAAGAAGTTACCGCGCTCATTGAAAAGCACGAGCCGGATATTTTTTATTCCATTGAAGACATTCGCGGAGTGAGCAAGGGCGTGTTCACCAAGACAAACGCAGAAATGTCAGTGCTGCGCAAAATGTTTCCTACGAGAAAAGCCAAGTAAACAACAGTGAAAGTGAGCAGGTGTGAAAGCGGGAAAGTGAGCAGGTGAGCGAAACAGCCCCCTTTCTCACTTTCTCCTTGTCTCACTTTCACACTTTCTCCTTGTTTCACTTTCATTTTATTTGCTTTAGGACTTACGCAAAACGGTGTCATTCCGAGCGAAGCGAGGAATCTCCTTTGTGCTAAACATAGGAGATTTCTCCCTCTGGTCGAAATGACAATACTCACTAAACTTCTGCGTAAGTCAATTGCTTATTCCTTTTATCTTCGCGGCATGAAGCAAATCTTTTTCGTCATTGGTTGTTTCGTTATTGTTGCCTTCACTTTTTATATTTACTTTTCAAAACACAAAGCCATGCAAAGCACAAAAATTATTTTTACAGAAAAAGCGCCCAAGCCCATTGGTCCGTATTCGCAGGCGGTGATGCGCGGCAATGCGCTGTTTGTTTCGGGGCAGGTGGGAATTAATCCCGCCACAGGCGCGGTGGATTCTTCTTCCATTGAGAACGAAACAAAACAGGTGATGGAAAACATTAAAGCAATTGTTGAGGCGGCCGGAATGAAAATGAATGATGTGGTGAAAGTTACCATTTACCTTACCGACATGAACAACTTTGCGAAGATGAATGCCGTGTACGGCACTTATTTTCCCGAGAACCCGCCCGCGCGCGAAACCGTGCAGGTGAGCGCGCTGCCTAAAAAAGTGAATGTGGAAATATCGGTGATGGCGGTGAAGTGAAAGCAGCAACCGCTAATTGGGAATGCCTTTATTATCTTTCCTCATTTTATTCAACGGAAGGTCGTTGGCAACAGCATTAAAAGCATCTTCAATTTTATATCCTTTCGTATATGCCATAAACATTATCTTCACTTCAAAATAGTTCCAAAGCCGGTTAATTTTATAATCAAAGTCCTTTATTTTTTTCCGCACCGCATTCACTTGTTTAATTTCATCTGCGGTGGCTTTGCCTTGCAGCGTTTTTACATGAAGAGAGAGAAAACCTGTTTTGTTACGATCCCGCGCTTCTCCTTCTTCTTTAAATAATTTTTGCAGGAAATCAATTTCTTCTTTTGGAAAAGCGTGTATCTCGCTCAAGAGTTGTTCAGAAAATTCTGTCAGGGATTCGATTACTTCCTTATCGCTAAGGTTTTTTTCTTTTTTCATTGGAGTTAAGATTGTTGAACTATAATGGGCAAACCATCGCTGCATTGCCGTTTTTCTCTTAGTGTGTTGAGTTGTGATTTAAAGTGTTAATTGTAGGACTTACGCAGTTTCGCCACTAAAACACTAAAGCACCAAATCCCACTAAACTTTGGTGTGTATTTTTTTGTGCTTTTGTGCTTTTGTGGCATTGCTTTTTGTTTTTGCGTAAGTCCTAAATTGGTCATTGGTAACTTTCCTGATTACTTCTTCTCGGGCTTTTGCTGATATACTATTTTCCCCTTTTTGGTTTTGGTGCGGGTTTTATTGTCAGAATAGTATCTTACCCTCTCTCTCACTCCGTGCGCATAATACCAATGCTTTATTTTTATATTGCCTGATCGGTAATATTCTCTTTCAACTTTTATGGGTATGCGGAGGAAACAAGAGGGAGAAACTGTCACGATGAAAGCAACTGCCGAACCGAGTAAAAGTTTTTTCATACTAGACATTATTCAGATTAGATGTTTATATAGGTTTGTCATTTCGAACCCTGCTTTGAGGGTGAGAAATCTCCCCCTGAATGAGGAGATTTCTCCCTTCGGTCGAAATGACAACATACACATAGTTTCTTATTTTGAATAATGTCCACTATTAATCTGCAAAGTTGCTGCCCAGCGTTGCATTGTTTTCCACAAAATTACTTTTATTTTTTATTTCCCTGAGCGCATAACGCGCGCAGTAGTTCTGCCGCCAGGCAAATTGCATTTTCGCCAAGCGCCTGAAAATCTTTTTCGGTGATGAATCCGCTTAGCAGGCAAACCGCTATCACTTCTTTCATGTTGTGCAAATCCATTTTATCATAGAGCGCGGCAGTGGTGTTGGTTATCCATTTTTTATTCTTGCTGTGCAGTTCATAGAGAAGCGTGTTTCGTTTTTCGCCCGGCCTGAGCGGAGCAAGCCACTGCCCGTTCTCATCCAGTTCATCGGCAATCTCGCCATCGCTTTTTCCACAGGCGGAGTGCAGAATTATTTTTTTCTCGTCCGCATTCGGCAAATATATTTTCAGCGCTTTCATGAACAGCAGGTATTGATTGCACCGGCAATATAACTAAGAAAGTATTTTTACTTTTTAGTATTAATACTAACCCCTTTTGCTTGACAAGGATGCGAAGGCAGATATATTTGCTCTCTTTATTGACAATAGGACTTACGCAAAAACAAAAAGCAATGCCACAAAAGCACAAAAGCACAAAAAAATACACACCAAAGTTTAGTGGGATTTGGTGCTTTAGTGTTTTAGTGGCGAAACTGCGTAAGTCATACACAAGTATGTTCAGCAGCAAAACAAGTACTCAGCATAAGGGGAAACTTATTTTTCCCTCACGCACAGCAAATGAAACGAAGGGGAAACTTATTTTTCCCTCCGTTACAGCAAATGAAACGAA
This genomic interval carries:
- a CDS encoding RidA family protein; the protein is MQSTKIIFTEKAPKPIGPYSQAVMRGNALFVSGQVGINPATGAVDSSSIENETKQVMENIKAIVEAAGMKMNDVVKVTIYLTDMNNFAKMNAVYGTYFPENPPARETVQVSALPKKVNVEISVMAVK
- a CDS encoding T9SS type A sorting domain-containing protein — translated: MKKLLLTFCLLLSVFLCAQGTWYQKANLGITTDARSQAAGFELNGYGYIGTGYNGTQKNDFWKYDPVANTWTQIVNFPGTARSGATGFSVNGYGYMGLGFDGAGPYVNDFYKYDPAGNSWTPVANFPGTARELAAAFVIGSYAYVGTGTDGTNTYTDFYQYDPVGDAWTTKTSFTGTARCGATGFAVSGMGYFALGKNATSSTYYNTMYQYNPTGNSWTAKTSYTGAARAGASAFVINSFGYVGTGESANNATLYNNFYKYDPAGNSWSAIANFIGFPASYTNGFAIGNYGYCGMGYASGSQVNTWYMYDLCSLSATITPTSPSCNGGSNGSAFVTTSNGTSPFTYSWNTGGTTSAISTIAAGNYTVTVNDAGGCSKTATVTVTQPTALVGTVTTITNASCNSMCNGKINVSASGATPPYTYVWTPSVSSTTTATGLCAGTYTIKISDSKGCSNTNTATVTQPTALTASLTSANASNVCTCDGSASISPSGGTPAYTYAWSPGGKTTSAVTGLCGGTTYSITVTDSKGCSLTNTVSILPAPMNVSTTCISVSCNGLCDGSTAVTITGGNSPYTYSWSNGATTSSVSGLCAATYSLTITDADGCTKQTTCTINSPATLQVFSTNTSAVTTACSCNGSMSANVIGGTTPYTYLWSNGCTKSACTGLCSAGQYSVQVTDASGCTAIKSPITVNGSAQFKIDSMTSYPATCSSCPNGSATVYVTTGMPTYTYAWSPGGATTQTATGLVPGTYTICVTDANNCKKCDTITVQNATGINAMSENNLLRVYPVPAKSQLFIELALPSPSSGEIRMYDMFGKEVYRSVSSSVAHSSIDVSSLGEGLYELRITTGEMTVTKKIILSR
- a CDS encoding DUF2179 domain-containing protein, whose amino-acid sequence is MNGFDYYNWLILPLIIFFSRICDVTLGTLRHVLMARGNTRLVPVLGFFEVLIWIVVVSQVMKQLNNVACYIAWAGGFATGSYVGLLIEEKLAFGMQLIRMITNRDCTALLNAMQKANHGTTLLNAQGAKGPVQIILIVVKRKNLEEVTALIEKHEPDIFYSIEDIRGVSKGVFTKTNAEMSVLRKMFPTRKAK